The following coding sequences lie in one Glycine soja cultivar W05 chromosome 16, ASM419377v2, whole genome shotgun sequence genomic window:
- the LOC114389465 gene encoding homeobox-leucine zipper protein ANTHOCYANINLESS 2-like isoform X2: MGMSQLGLFDLVPCISKQRRMEGHSEMGLMGESFDTSNLLGRMRDDEYESRSGSDNFDGGSGDDQDAGDDQPHKKKKKYHRHTPQQIQELEAFFKECPHPDEKQRTDLSKKLGLENKQVKFWFQNRRTQMKTQLERHENMILRQENDKLRAENSVMKDALANPICNNCGGPAIPGQISLEEHQTRMENARLKDELNRICALANKFLGRPLSPLASPMALPPSNSGLELAIGRNGLGGSSNFGMPLPMGFDVGDGALGSSPAMSTMGARSPMGMMGNEIQLERSMLLDLALSAMNELIKMAQPDTSLWIKSSDGRNEVLNHDEYARLFSPYIGSKPAAGYVTEATRGTGVVSASSLGLVEILMDADQWSEMFSSMIASAATVEVLSSGTGGTRSGALQVMLAEVQLLSPLVPARQVSFLRFCKQHAEGLWAVVDVSVDIGRNVTNSHPLMSCRRLPSGCVIQDMPNGFSNITWVEHSQYDESVIHQLYRPLVSSGIGFGAQRWIATLLRQCDCLAILRSPQGPSEDPTAQAGRTNMMKLAQRMTECFCSGICASSACKWDILHIGNLADDMRIMARKIDDPTEAPGIVLSASTSVWMPVSRKRVFDFLRDENLRGEWDLLSKDGPMKEMLHIAKGQDRGNCVSILHSANSECNVLYLQESWSDASGSMVVYSPINMQALQMVMSCGDSSFVPLRPSGFAILPDGTSNNGDGSDGGGSCLLTVGLQMLPNGNHQSAKFTMESVDAVNNLISFTIQKVKDALGVA; the protein is encoded by the exons ATGGGGATGAGTCAACTGGGTCTTTTTGATTTGGTACCATGCATTTCAAAA CAAAGGAGAATGGAAGGCCATAGCGAGATGGGTCTAATGGGAGAAAGTTTTGATACTAGTAATTTGCTAGGGAGGATGAGGGATGACGAATATGAAAGCCGGTCCGGAAGTGATAATTTTGATGGCGGATCTGGTGATGATCAAGATGCTGGGGATGATCAGCCacataaaaagaagaagaaataccaTAGGCACACCCCTCAACAAATTCAGGAGCTTGAAGC gtttttcAAGGAGTGTCCTCATCCCGACGAGAAGCAAAGAACAGATCTTAGCAAGAAGCTTGGCTTGGAGAACAAGCAAGTCAAGTTCTGGTTTCAGAATCGACGAACCCAAATGAAG ACACAACTGGAACGCCATGAGAACATGATTCTTAGGCAGGAAAATGACAAGCTCCGAGCTGAGAACAGTGTAATGAAGGATGCTTTGGCAAATCCGATATGTAACAACTGTGGTGGCCCAGCTATTCCTGGTCAAATTTCATTGGAGGAGCACCAAACTAGAATGGAAAATGCCCGACTGAAGGATGAATTGAACCGAATATGTGCATTGGCAAACAAGTTCCTGGGCCGGCCCCTCTCACCACTGGCCAGTCCCATGGCTCTGCCACCCTCAAATTCTGGTCTAGAACTTGCTATTGGAAGAAACGGACTTGGTGGTTCAAGCAATTTTGGCATGCCCTTGCCAATGGGATTTGATGTGGGAGATGGAGCTTTGGGCTCCTCTCCTGCGATGTCTACTATGGGTGCTAGATCACCAATGGGAATGATGGGAAACGAAATCCAGCTTGAGAGATCCATGCTTTTAGACCTTGCACTGAGTGCtatgaatgaattaattaagaTGGCTCAGCCAGATACCTCTCTTTGGATTAAAAGCTCTGATGGCAGGAATGAAGTACTGAACCATGATGAGTATGCAAGACTGTTTTCTCCTTATATTGGATCAAAACCTGCTGCTGGTTATGTGACTGAAGCTACAAGAGGAACTGGAGTAGTATCAGCCAGCAGTTTGGGCCTTGTTGAAATATTGATGGATGCG GATCAATGGTCGGAGATGTTTTCATCTATGATTGCTAGTGCTGCCACTGTGGAAGTACTATCTAGTGGCACGGGTGGAACCAGAAGTGGAGCGTTGCAAGTG ATGCTTGCTGAGGTTCAATTGCTTTCTCCACTAGTCCCTGCTCGTCAAGTGAGTTTCCTCAGGTTTTGCAAGCAGCACGCTGAAGGTTTATGGGCTGTGGTTGATGTTTCAGTTGACATTGGTCGTAATGTTACCAATTCACATCCATTAATGAGCTGCAGGAGGCTTCCCTCGGGCTGTGTTATTCAGGACATGCCCAATGGTTTTTCCAAT ATTACTTGGGTTGAACATTCCCAATATGATGAGAGTGTCATCCACCAACTTTATCGCCCATTGGTTAGTTCTGGCATTGGTTTTGGTGCTCAGAGATGGATTGCCACCCTCCTAAGGCAGTGTGACTGCTTGGCAATCCTCAGGTCTCCTCAAGGCCCATCTGAGGACCCCACAG CCCAAGCGGGTAGGACAAACATGATGAAGCTCGCACAACGCATGACCGAGTGCTTCTGCTCAGGGATCTGTGCTTCATCTGCTTGCAAGTGGGACATACTGCACATTGGTAATCTGGCTGATGACATGAGAATCATGGCCCGGAAAATCGATGACCCAACTGAGGCTCCTGGCATTGTGCTGAGTGCTTCAACTTCTGTTTGGATGCCGGTGTCACGGAAAAGGGTGTTTGATTTTCTGCGTGATGAAAATTTGAGAGGTGAGTGGGACCTGCTGTCCAAAGATGGACCAATGAAGGAGATGCTCCATATTGCTAAAGGACAAGACCGTGGAAATTGTGTTTCCATCCTTCAT TCTGCTAATAGCGAGTGCAATGTGCTATATCTGCAAGAGTCATGGAGTGATGCCTCTGGCTCGATGGTAGTGTATTCCCCGATCAACATGCAAGCCTTGCAGATGGTGATGAGCTGTGGAGATTCATCATTTGTCCCTCTCCGTCCATCAGGCTTTGCTATTCTGCCAGATGGCACTTCAAACAACGGTGATGGCAGTGACGGTGGTGGCAGCTGCTTGCTTACAGTTGGGTTACAAATGTTGCCAAATGGCAACCACCAATCAGCCAAGTTCACAATGGAGTCAGTTGATGCTGTCAATAACCTGATCTCATTTACCATTCAGAAGGTCAAAGATGCACTTGGAGTTGCATGA
- the LOC114389465 gene encoding homeobox-leucine zipper protein ANTHOCYANINLESS 2-like isoform X1, whose amino-acid sequence MASFFTVEPPLFSSPFNISKQNPSTLNLSVQRRMEGHSEMGLMGESFDTSNLLGRMRDDEYESRSGSDNFDGGSGDDQDAGDDQPHKKKKKYHRHTPQQIQELEAFFKECPHPDEKQRTDLSKKLGLENKQVKFWFQNRRTQMKTQLERHENMILRQENDKLRAENSVMKDALANPICNNCGGPAIPGQISLEEHQTRMENARLKDELNRICALANKFLGRPLSPLASPMALPPSNSGLELAIGRNGLGGSSNFGMPLPMGFDVGDGALGSSPAMSTMGARSPMGMMGNEIQLERSMLLDLALSAMNELIKMAQPDTSLWIKSSDGRNEVLNHDEYARLFSPYIGSKPAAGYVTEATRGTGVVSASSLGLVEILMDADQWSEMFSSMIASAATVEVLSSGTGGTRSGALQVMLAEVQLLSPLVPARQVSFLRFCKQHAEGLWAVVDVSVDIGRNVTNSHPLMSCRRLPSGCVIQDMPNGFSNITWVEHSQYDESVIHQLYRPLVSSGIGFGAQRWIATLLRQCDCLAILRSPQGPSEDPTAQAGRTNMMKLAQRMTECFCSGICASSACKWDILHIGNLADDMRIMARKIDDPTEAPGIVLSASTSVWMPVSRKRVFDFLRDENLRGEWDLLSKDGPMKEMLHIAKGQDRGNCVSILHSANSECNVLYLQESWSDASGSMVVYSPINMQALQMVMSCGDSSFVPLRPSGFAILPDGTSNNGDGSDGGGSCLLTVGLQMLPNGNHQSAKFTMESVDAVNNLISFTIQKVKDALGVA is encoded by the exons ATGGCTAGTTTTTTCACTGTGGAGCCACCTCTTTTTTCTTCACCCTTTAATATTTCAAAGCAAAATCCCTCTACCTTGAATTTATCTGTT CAAAGGAGAATGGAAGGCCATAGCGAGATGGGTCTAATGGGAGAAAGTTTTGATACTAGTAATTTGCTAGGGAGGATGAGGGATGACGAATATGAAAGCCGGTCCGGAAGTGATAATTTTGATGGCGGATCTGGTGATGATCAAGATGCTGGGGATGATCAGCCacataaaaagaagaagaaataccaTAGGCACACCCCTCAACAAATTCAGGAGCTTGAAGC gtttttcAAGGAGTGTCCTCATCCCGACGAGAAGCAAAGAACAGATCTTAGCAAGAAGCTTGGCTTGGAGAACAAGCAAGTCAAGTTCTGGTTTCAGAATCGACGAACCCAAATGAAG ACACAACTGGAACGCCATGAGAACATGATTCTTAGGCAGGAAAATGACAAGCTCCGAGCTGAGAACAGTGTAATGAAGGATGCTTTGGCAAATCCGATATGTAACAACTGTGGTGGCCCAGCTATTCCTGGTCAAATTTCATTGGAGGAGCACCAAACTAGAATGGAAAATGCCCGACTGAAGGATGAATTGAACCGAATATGTGCATTGGCAAACAAGTTCCTGGGCCGGCCCCTCTCACCACTGGCCAGTCCCATGGCTCTGCCACCCTCAAATTCTGGTCTAGAACTTGCTATTGGAAGAAACGGACTTGGTGGTTCAAGCAATTTTGGCATGCCCTTGCCAATGGGATTTGATGTGGGAGATGGAGCTTTGGGCTCCTCTCCTGCGATGTCTACTATGGGTGCTAGATCACCAATGGGAATGATGGGAAACGAAATCCAGCTTGAGAGATCCATGCTTTTAGACCTTGCACTGAGTGCtatgaatgaattaattaagaTGGCTCAGCCAGATACCTCTCTTTGGATTAAAAGCTCTGATGGCAGGAATGAAGTACTGAACCATGATGAGTATGCAAGACTGTTTTCTCCTTATATTGGATCAAAACCTGCTGCTGGTTATGTGACTGAAGCTACAAGAGGAACTGGAGTAGTATCAGCCAGCAGTTTGGGCCTTGTTGAAATATTGATGGATGCG GATCAATGGTCGGAGATGTTTTCATCTATGATTGCTAGTGCTGCCACTGTGGAAGTACTATCTAGTGGCACGGGTGGAACCAGAAGTGGAGCGTTGCAAGTG ATGCTTGCTGAGGTTCAATTGCTTTCTCCACTAGTCCCTGCTCGTCAAGTGAGTTTCCTCAGGTTTTGCAAGCAGCACGCTGAAGGTTTATGGGCTGTGGTTGATGTTTCAGTTGACATTGGTCGTAATGTTACCAATTCACATCCATTAATGAGCTGCAGGAGGCTTCCCTCGGGCTGTGTTATTCAGGACATGCCCAATGGTTTTTCCAAT ATTACTTGGGTTGAACATTCCCAATATGATGAGAGTGTCATCCACCAACTTTATCGCCCATTGGTTAGTTCTGGCATTGGTTTTGGTGCTCAGAGATGGATTGCCACCCTCCTAAGGCAGTGTGACTGCTTGGCAATCCTCAGGTCTCCTCAAGGCCCATCTGAGGACCCCACAG CCCAAGCGGGTAGGACAAACATGATGAAGCTCGCACAACGCATGACCGAGTGCTTCTGCTCAGGGATCTGTGCTTCATCTGCTTGCAAGTGGGACATACTGCACATTGGTAATCTGGCTGATGACATGAGAATCATGGCCCGGAAAATCGATGACCCAACTGAGGCTCCTGGCATTGTGCTGAGTGCTTCAACTTCTGTTTGGATGCCGGTGTCACGGAAAAGGGTGTTTGATTTTCTGCGTGATGAAAATTTGAGAGGTGAGTGGGACCTGCTGTCCAAAGATGGACCAATGAAGGAGATGCTCCATATTGCTAAAGGACAAGACCGTGGAAATTGTGTTTCCATCCTTCAT TCTGCTAATAGCGAGTGCAATGTGCTATATCTGCAAGAGTCATGGAGTGATGCCTCTGGCTCGATGGTAGTGTATTCCCCGATCAACATGCAAGCCTTGCAGATGGTGATGAGCTGTGGAGATTCATCATTTGTCCCTCTCCGTCCATCAGGCTTTGCTATTCTGCCAGATGGCACTTCAAACAACGGTGATGGCAGTGACGGTGGTGGCAGCTGCTTGCTTACAGTTGGGTTACAAATGTTGCCAAATGGCAACCACCAATCAGCCAAGTTCACAATGGAGTCAGTTGATGCTGTCAATAACCTGATCTCATTTACCATTCAGAAGGTCAAAGATGCACTTGGAGTTGCATGA
- the LOC114389465 gene encoding homeobox-leucine zipper protein ANTHOCYANINLESS 2-like isoform X3, translating into MEGHSEMGLMGESFDTSNLLGRMRDDEYESRSGSDNFDGGSGDDQDAGDDQPHKKKKKYHRHTPQQIQELEAFFKECPHPDEKQRTDLSKKLGLENKQVKFWFQNRRTQMKTQLERHENMILRQENDKLRAENSVMKDALANPICNNCGGPAIPGQISLEEHQTRMENARLKDELNRICALANKFLGRPLSPLASPMALPPSNSGLELAIGRNGLGGSSNFGMPLPMGFDVGDGALGSSPAMSTMGARSPMGMMGNEIQLERSMLLDLALSAMNELIKMAQPDTSLWIKSSDGRNEVLNHDEYARLFSPYIGSKPAAGYVTEATRGTGVVSASSLGLVEILMDADQWSEMFSSMIASAATVEVLSSGTGGTRSGALQVMLAEVQLLSPLVPARQVSFLRFCKQHAEGLWAVVDVSVDIGRNVTNSHPLMSCRRLPSGCVIQDMPNGFSNITWVEHSQYDESVIHQLYRPLVSSGIGFGAQRWIATLLRQCDCLAILRSPQGPSEDPTAQAGRTNMMKLAQRMTECFCSGICASSACKWDILHIGNLADDMRIMARKIDDPTEAPGIVLSASTSVWMPVSRKRVFDFLRDENLRGEWDLLSKDGPMKEMLHIAKGQDRGNCVSILHSANSECNVLYLQESWSDASGSMVVYSPINMQALQMVMSCGDSSFVPLRPSGFAILPDGTSNNGDGSDGGGSCLLTVGLQMLPNGNHQSAKFTMESVDAVNNLISFTIQKVKDALGVA; encoded by the exons ATGGAAGGCCATAGCGAGATGGGTCTAATGGGAGAAAGTTTTGATACTAGTAATTTGCTAGGGAGGATGAGGGATGACGAATATGAAAGCCGGTCCGGAAGTGATAATTTTGATGGCGGATCTGGTGATGATCAAGATGCTGGGGATGATCAGCCacataaaaagaagaagaaataccaTAGGCACACCCCTCAACAAATTCAGGAGCTTGAAGC gtttttcAAGGAGTGTCCTCATCCCGACGAGAAGCAAAGAACAGATCTTAGCAAGAAGCTTGGCTTGGAGAACAAGCAAGTCAAGTTCTGGTTTCAGAATCGACGAACCCAAATGAAG ACACAACTGGAACGCCATGAGAACATGATTCTTAGGCAGGAAAATGACAAGCTCCGAGCTGAGAACAGTGTAATGAAGGATGCTTTGGCAAATCCGATATGTAACAACTGTGGTGGCCCAGCTATTCCTGGTCAAATTTCATTGGAGGAGCACCAAACTAGAATGGAAAATGCCCGACTGAAGGATGAATTGAACCGAATATGTGCATTGGCAAACAAGTTCCTGGGCCGGCCCCTCTCACCACTGGCCAGTCCCATGGCTCTGCCACCCTCAAATTCTGGTCTAGAACTTGCTATTGGAAGAAACGGACTTGGTGGTTCAAGCAATTTTGGCATGCCCTTGCCAATGGGATTTGATGTGGGAGATGGAGCTTTGGGCTCCTCTCCTGCGATGTCTACTATGGGTGCTAGATCACCAATGGGAATGATGGGAAACGAAATCCAGCTTGAGAGATCCATGCTTTTAGACCTTGCACTGAGTGCtatgaatgaattaattaagaTGGCTCAGCCAGATACCTCTCTTTGGATTAAAAGCTCTGATGGCAGGAATGAAGTACTGAACCATGATGAGTATGCAAGACTGTTTTCTCCTTATATTGGATCAAAACCTGCTGCTGGTTATGTGACTGAAGCTACAAGAGGAACTGGAGTAGTATCAGCCAGCAGTTTGGGCCTTGTTGAAATATTGATGGATGCG GATCAATGGTCGGAGATGTTTTCATCTATGATTGCTAGTGCTGCCACTGTGGAAGTACTATCTAGTGGCACGGGTGGAACCAGAAGTGGAGCGTTGCAAGTG ATGCTTGCTGAGGTTCAATTGCTTTCTCCACTAGTCCCTGCTCGTCAAGTGAGTTTCCTCAGGTTTTGCAAGCAGCACGCTGAAGGTTTATGGGCTGTGGTTGATGTTTCAGTTGACATTGGTCGTAATGTTACCAATTCACATCCATTAATGAGCTGCAGGAGGCTTCCCTCGGGCTGTGTTATTCAGGACATGCCCAATGGTTTTTCCAAT ATTACTTGGGTTGAACATTCCCAATATGATGAGAGTGTCATCCACCAACTTTATCGCCCATTGGTTAGTTCTGGCATTGGTTTTGGTGCTCAGAGATGGATTGCCACCCTCCTAAGGCAGTGTGACTGCTTGGCAATCCTCAGGTCTCCTCAAGGCCCATCTGAGGACCCCACAG CCCAAGCGGGTAGGACAAACATGATGAAGCTCGCACAACGCATGACCGAGTGCTTCTGCTCAGGGATCTGTGCTTCATCTGCTTGCAAGTGGGACATACTGCACATTGGTAATCTGGCTGATGACATGAGAATCATGGCCCGGAAAATCGATGACCCAACTGAGGCTCCTGGCATTGTGCTGAGTGCTTCAACTTCTGTTTGGATGCCGGTGTCACGGAAAAGGGTGTTTGATTTTCTGCGTGATGAAAATTTGAGAGGTGAGTGGGACCTGCTGTCCAAAGATGGACCAATGAAGGAGATGCTCCATATTGCTAAAGGACAAGACCGTGGAAATTGTGTTTCCATCCTTCAT TCTGCTAATAGCGAGTGCAATGTGCTATATCTGCAAGAGTCATGGAGTGATGCCTCTGGCTCGATGGTAGTGTATTCCCCGATCAACATGCAAGCCTTGCAGATGGTGATGAGCTGTGGAGATTCATCATTTGTCCCTCTCCGTCCATCAGGCTTTGCTATTCTGCCAGATGGCACTTCAAACAACGGTGATGGCAGTGACGGTGGTGGCAGCTGCTTGCTTACAGTTGGGTTACAAATGTTGCCAAATGGCAACCACCAATCAGCCAAGTTCACAATGGAGTCAGTTGATGCTGTCAATAACCTGATCTCATTTACCATTCAGAAGGTCAAAGATGCACTTGGAGTTGCATGA